The Thermodesulfobacteriota bacterium genome includes the window AGATGCCGCGCAGGATCGGTGTGATGCGGCGGGGAGGAGTCGGGGGGATCGAGCTCTCCTGGGGGCTCCTCGACGTGGGAGAGCCCCGGGCCGTGCCCGTGATCGACGCCCTTCGCAGAGGGGCGGGCGGCAAGCCCCTCGTCATCGTCGACGGACCGCCGGGCACCTCCTGCTCCATGGCCGCCGCAGCCCGCCGGGCCGATGTCGCCCTGGTGGTCACCGAGCCCACGCCGTTCGGGCTCCACGACCTGGCGGGAGCCTGCGCCGTCCTGAGGGTGCTCGGCGTGCCCGCCGGGGTGGTTCTCAACAAGGCACAAGGGGGGCGGGGGCCGGTCCACGAGTACTGCGAGGCCCAGGGACTTCCCCTCCTGTTGGAGATTCCCATGGACCGCGCGTTGGCCGAGTCGGGGGCCGGCGGGGTGGCGCTGCCCGCGGCCCGGCCCGAGTACGGGGGCATCTTGCGGAGCCTGTGGGCCGCGTGTGAAGGCCTGGCGGCTGGAAGGACCGCGCCGTGAGAGAGCTCGTGATCCTGAGTGGAAAGGGAGGCACCGGCAAGACCACCGTGGCCGGGGGCCTGGCCGCCCTGTGGGCCGGCCGGGCGATCTTCGTGGATGCGGACGTGGACGCCGCAAACCTGCACCTGCTGACCCGGCCCGAACGGCTCGCGACCGCCCCGTTCGTGGGCGGCAAGCTCGCGGTCGTCGACGGCGACCGGTGCACCGGGTGTGGTGCCTGCACCGCGAGGTGCCGCTTCGGCGCCATGGAGGACGGCCGGGTCCGAGCCGTGGAGTGCGAGGGGTGCGGCCTGTGCGCGATCGTCTGCCCGGAAGGGGCCGTGCGCCTGACGGAGCGGATAAACGGCGAGTGGAACCTGAGCCGGACGGCCTATGGTCTGCTCCTCGACGCCGAGCTCTCCCCCGGGGAGGGAAACTCCGGCAAGCTGGTGAGCGTGCTCCGGGACGAGGGCCGCAAGGCGGCGGCCCGGGAGGGGGTGGACCGGATTGTGGTCGACGGCCCTCCGGGGATCGGGTGCCCGGTCATGGCCTCCCTGGCCGGAGCCCACACGGTGCTGG containing:
- a CDS encoding ATP-binding protein, which encodes MELCVVSGKGGTGKTTVSVGLAVALAEQGDATVRLVDCDVEAPNCHLYLNPGPVGEEPVTVLVPSWEREKCTGCGACATACQFGSLGLFGAHLEIFTEHCHSCGVCAYVCLEGALSEMPRRIGVMRRGGVGGIELSWGLLDVGEPRAVPVIDALRRGAGGKPLVIVDGPPGTSCSMAAAARRADVALVVTEPTPFGLHDLAGACAVLRVLGVPAGVVLNKAQGGRGPVHEYCEAQGLPLLLEIPMDRALAESGAGGVALPAARPEYGGILRSLWAACEGLAAGRTAP
- a CDS encoding ATP-binding protein, which produces MRELVILSGKGGTGKTTVAGGLAALWAGRAIFVDADVDAANLHLLTRPERLATAPFVGGKLAVVDGDRCTGCGACTARCRFGAMEDGRVRAVECEGCGLCAIVCPEGAVRLTERINGEWNLSRTAYGLLLDAELSPGEGNSGKLVSVLRDEGRKAAAREGVDRIVVDGPPGIGCPVMASLAGAHTVLAVAEPSIAGLHDLRRVLELAAHFEIPCVIAVNRADVSPLFTQAVREEASRRGAPVLAEIPYDPAVTSCAAAGLPITSRPESPAARAVGRLAQGLHALFSAS